The genomic region GCGGTACAGCAAGCGACTACGACATCCGCTTTGCCACCGCGGACATCACGGTGGCGAATTGGTCGAACGCAACAAAAGCGGCCGGCGAGCCGAATCCGGCCGCAGCAGGAACGCCGCAGACCTTCACCGTTACGAACCTTCGCGGAGGAACAGAGTACTTCTTTGCCCTGAAGGTTGCGGACGAGGAGCCGAATTGGTCCGACCTCTCCAACACGGCGGTAGACACAACCCTCCCGAGTAGTTTGATGTTGGTCGCTTCCTCTGGCGGAAAGTACGCCATCATCGATCCCGTGACCGGTGAGGATTCGGTGATTGTTGAGCCAAACGGCACGTATGATGGAAACGGGGATTATTGGGCATTCGGGTATGGTTGCCGCCGGGTTTACTTCATGGCTAAACCGGCGGGAAGCGGCACCAAGGCGATCTTCGGGTGCGATGCCTTCGATGGAGTCAATGTGGAGAGGCTCACTGACGCCGCACAGATGAATGTGGAGCATCTCGACGGCTCGCCGGCGGAAGAGAAGATTGTCTTCCAGGCGTGGGGGGGTGCGGAATCGAACTACCCTGGTCGGAATATCTTCGTCATCAATGAGAGTGGCAGCGGTCTCACCCAGCTCACCCACAGCGGGGAAGCGATGGAAGAGCCAGACGGCACCGACGTCACCATTGATGGGGGTTATATGCCGATCTGGTCACCGGACGGAACGAAGATCGCCTTCTTCGCGAGGTCGCTCACCAGGAGCAAGGCGCTGCACTATGATTGGGTTGTGATGGATGCGGACGGGAACAACAAGGAAGTGGTAAATGTCTACAATGGCTTCTCCGACATCCGACGCGGTGGTTGGTCCCAGGACGGCGAGTTCCTCTTTATAAATCAACTGGAAGGAGCCGATTGGAGTATCTACGCCCTTCATATCGACTCGCGGATCGAGACTGAGATCACCGCCGCGCTAGGCCTTTCTCCGGCGGCGCCGTATTGGATCGCGCCGTCTCCTCTGGACGACGAGATCGCCTTTGATCGTTTTATGGCGAGCGCGACGTCGCTCTACAAGGCGGACTACACCGTCACCGGCACCAGCGTCTCCGTCTCTAACTCGCGGGAGGTCGCTCATTCGAACCAGTATGGCGTTCTCTCCTATGACGAGCCGGATTGGGCTCCCTTCTATCCGGAGAACTGATTCCGATCTCAACCATCGTCGTAAGGCGCTCCGTCCGGACCTCCGGACGGGGCAAGGCGACATGTTATGTTAGATCGAATTAAACAAAAAAAGCGGCGGGGAGGATTTTCATCCTCCCCGCTTGCTACTTCTTCGCCTCGGCATCACTCCGGCCGGGATTCCATTCATCTGAACAGAAATCGTTCAGTGACGCAGCTCTCTTACACAACACCCTGATCCAGCATCGTGTCGGCGACCTTGAGGAAGCCGGCGATGTTGGCGCCGTTCACGTAGTTGCCGGGAGTTCCGAATTCAGCGGAGGCGGCGACGCACGCGGCGTGGATGTTCTTCATGATGCCTTGGAGGCGCTTGTCGACTTCCTCGCGCGTCCAGCTCAACCGCAGGCTGTTCTGGCTCATCTCGAGCCCGGATACCGCGACGCCACCCGCGTTGGCGGCTTTGCCGGGACCGTAGAGGATCTTGGCTTCGATGAAGTGCTCGACCCCACCAGGAACTGTCGGCATATTCGCACCCTCGGAGACAACGTAGACGCCGTTCTTGAGCAGGTTCGCGGCATCCTTTTCGTTAATCTCGTTCTGGGTCGCGCTGGGGAATGCGCAATCAGCCTTGTGGTTCCAAAGCGGATCGCAATCCCGATTGGGATCGGTCGGGGTGTAGACGACATTGGGAAACTTATCGGCGTACTCTTTGATCCGGCCACGCCGGTTGTTCTTGAGATCCATGGCAAAGGCGAGTTTCTCGCGAGTGAAACCGGCTTCGTCATAAATGCAGCCGCTGGAGTCGGACATGGTGACGACCTTGGCGCCCATATCCAGGAGTTTCTGTATTGTATACTGGGAAACATTTCCGCTGCCGGAGACGAGGCAGGTCTTGCCTTCGAGTGTCTGGCCGCGCGTGCTGAGCATCTCAGCGGCGAAATAGACCGAGCCATAACCGGTGGCTTCCGGACGAATGAGGCTGCCGCCCCAGTTGAGGCCCTTGCCGGTCAAAACGCCCACAAACTCGTTCCGGAGCCTTTTGTACTGACCGAAGAGGAAACCGATTTCACGGCCGCCGACGCCGATGTCGCCCGCGGGAACATCCGTGTTGGCTCCGATGTGCCGGAACAATTCCGACATGAAGCTCTGGGTGAATCTCATAACCTCGAGATCAGATTTGCCCTTGGGATCAAAATCGGAGCCGCCCTTACCGCCGCCCATGGGTAGCGTTGTGAGGCTGTTCTTGAGGACCTGCTCGAAGGCCAAGAACTTAAGGATTCCAAGATTGACGCTGGGGTGGAAGCGGAGGCCGCCCTTATAGGGGCCGATCGCGCTGTTCATCTCAATGCGGAATCCGCGATTGACCTGAACCTCACCTTTATCATCAACCCAGGGTACCCGGAACAGAATTACCCGCTCAGGCTCGCAGATCCGCTCAAAAATCTTCGCCTTGCGGTATTCGGGCCGTTTCTCGAGGACGGGCCACACCGACTCCGTGACCTCTTCAACAGCCTGGTGGAATTCCGGCTCCGCCGGGTTCTTTGCTTTGATTGCCGCCATGAAGTCAGCGATTGATTTCGACATGTTGGTTTTCCTCCTGCCTAGCTAGGTTACTTCGCGAAGAGACACAATCCGGATTGTATACACAGTGGACCTCCATCGCCAAGATGCATTTTATTAGATCTTTGAACTTATATCTTCGCTGGGGATCGGGAAAGGCAGAGGGCAGAATGAAGAAGACGGACAATGTAACTCTTTGTAATTGTTAGAGTTATAATCGTCGAATCGATAAGATGCAGTAGAGAAGGAGGCATTTTATGCGCAAGCCCGGCCCACCGCCCGATGGGAAGAATCCATTGGACCCCTCTGTTGCCCGGTCAGGGCATCCACGCTAGAATCAGATCCAGATTTGAAAATCCCGGCAGTCTCCCGGATTTTATCAGAAGCGAACCGGATGGTCCCCGCCGCGCAGAGAGAAAATGAGCGTATCTTATCTTATGGTCTTCTGTCTGCTTTTGGATTTCACTCCTCGAGAATGCTCGGAAAAAGAAAAATGGAGCGCGGAATGAGTCTCTATTTGGATAATGCGGCGACATCCTGGCCGAAACCCCCCGGGGTCATTCAGGCCATGGTGCGGTTTATGGAGGATATCGGCGCCAACCCAGGCCGAGCAGGGCACCGCCGGGCCATTGAGGCGGGACGCATCGTCAATGCGGCCAGAGAGGTGCTGGCTGAATTCTTTGGCGCCAAGGATCCACTGCGTGTCGTCTTCGGTTCCAACGGAACGGAAGCCCTGAATCTGGCCATCTGCGGATTGTTAAACCCGGGTGACCATGTCATCACCAGTTCCGTGGAGCACAACTCGGTCATGCGGCCTCTCCGGGCGCTGGGCGGCGTCACAGTCGATGTCGTTCAATGCGCGCCCGACGGCACATTGGATCCGCAGGATGTTGAAAGAGCCATCCGTCCTGAAACGCGATTAATTATTCTAAATCACGCCTCAAATGTCATGGGAACGGTTCTTCCTGTCGCAGAGGTCGGTGGGATCGCCCGGCGGCATGATCTCCTCTTTCTTCTCGATTCCGCCGCGGGCGCGGGAACCCTGCCGATCAATATGGAAACCGACGCCATTGATCTTCTGGCCTTCACCGGACACAAATCGCTTCTCGGCCCGATGGGAACCGGAGGATTGGTGTTGGGTGACCGGGTGGATGTCAGGCGCATGCAACCGATTAAAAGGGGCGGAACCGGCAGCCTATCGGAAAAGGAGATCCAGCCGGAATTCGTCCCGGATATTTTCGAAAGCGGAACGTTGAATGTCGGGGGCCTGGCCGGTCTCGAGGCGGGTGTTCGCTGGATCATGGAGCGGGGCCTTTCTTCACTGCGGGAAGGCACGCGATCGATTGTGCAGAAATTCATCGACGGGCTCTGCTCGATACCCGCTGTGACGGTCTACGGGACACGCGACGCCGCCCGGCAATCATCCGCCATATCCTTTAACATTTTAGGCAAGCCCTGTTCAGAGGTGGGACTGCGCCTTGATGAGGAATTTGGGATCTGTTGCCGCGTGGG from Candidatus Eisenbacteria bacterium harbors:
- the gdhA gene encoding NADP-specific glutamate dehydrogenase, whose amino-acid sequence is MSKSIADFMAAIKAKNPAEPEFHQAVEEVTESVWPVLEKRPEYRKAKIFERICEPERVILFRVPWVDDKGEVQVNRGFRIEMNSAIGPYKGGLRFHPSVNLGILKFLAFEQVLKNSLTTLPMGGGKGGSDFDPKGKSDLEVMRFTQSFMSELFRHIGANTDVPAGDIGVGGREIGFLFGQYKRLRNEFVGVLTGKGLNWGGSLIRPEATGYGSVYFAAEMLSTRGQTLEGKTCLVSGSGNVSQYTIQKLLDMGAKVVTMSDSSGCIYDEAGFTREKLAFAMDLKNNRRGRIKEYADKFPNVVYTPTDPNRDCDPLWNHKADCAFPSATQNEINEKDAANLLKNGVYVVSEGANMPTVPGGVEHFIEAKILYGPGKAANAGGVAVSGLEMSQNSLRLSWTREEVDKRLQGIMKNIHAACVAASAEFGTPGNYVNGANIAGFLKVADTMLDQGVV
- a CDS encoding fibronectin type III domain-containing protein, whose protein sequence is MNLHKWLIASITLIFILLGLGCNDDDKPSGPGDAIAPSAVNDLAASDATENSIQLTWTATGDDNTSGTASDYDIRFATADITVANWSNATKAAGEPNPAAAGTPQTFTVTNLRGGTEYFFALKVADEEPNWSDLSNTAVDTTLPSSLMLVASSGGKYAIIDPVTGEDSVIVEPNGTYDGNGDYWAFGYGCRRVYFMAKPAGSGTKAIFGCDAFDGVNVERLTDAAQMNVEHLDGSPAEEKIVFQAWGGAESNYPGRNIFVINESGSGLTQLTHSGEAMEEPDGTDVTIDGGYMPIWSPDGTKIAFFARSLTRSKALHYDWVVMDADGNNKEVVNVYNGFSDIRRGGWSQDGEFLFINQLEGADWSIYALHIDSRIETEITAALGLSPAAPYWIAPSPLDDEIAFDRFMASATSLYKADYTVTGTSVSVSNSREVAHSNQYGVLSYDEPDWAPFYPEN
- a CDS encoding aminotransferase class V-fold PLP-dependent enzyme; the encoded protein is MSLYLDNAATSWPKPPGVIQAMVRFMEDIGANPGRAGHRRAIEAGRIVNAAREVLAEFFGAKDPLRVVFGSNGTEALNLAICGLLNPGDHVITSSVEHNSVMRPLRALGGVTVDVVQCAPDGTLDPQDVERAIRPETRLIILNHASNVMGTVLPVAEVGGIARRHDLLFLLDSAAGAGTLPINMETDAIDLLAFTGHKSLLGPMGTGGLVLGDRVDVRRMQPIKRGGTGSLSEKEIQPEFVPDIFESGTLNVGGLAGLEAGVRWIMERGLSSLREGTRSIVQKFIDGLCSIPAVTVYGTRDAARQSSAISFNILGKPCSEVGLRLDEEFGICCRVGLHCSPAAHRTIGTFPEGAVRFAPSHFTTEEEVGAALKAVERLAQE